The genomic interval CCGTGCTCTGGATCACGGTATGGAGGCGGTGCAGGGCCCGTGGGAGAGCGCCCGGGCGGCGGTGGCCTCACGCCGCTCCTCCCAGCGGATCCACAACGCCGCCGTGGCGGCGCGCCTCGATGCCTTGGGCAGCGACGAAGGCCACCGGAAAAACCCCTACCCCGTCCGTGCCAAGGCGCAGCGGGAGCGTTTTCACCTGCCGCTTTTCCCCACCACCACCATCGGCAGCTTTCCGCAGACCCCGGAGATCCGCAAGGCGCGCCTGCAGCACCGCAAGGGTGAACTCTCGGACGCCGATTACCGCAAAGCCATGGAGGCGGAGATCGCCCACGTGGTGCGGGAGCAGGAGCGCCTGGACATCGACGTGCTGGTGCACGGTGAACCGGAGCGCAACGACATGGTGGAATACTTCGGTGAGCAGCTCGCCGGCTTTGCCTTCACCCGCCACGGCTGGGTCCAGAGCTACGGCTCCCGCTACGTGAAGCCGCCCCTCATCTTTGGCGACGTCTCCCGCCCGCGGGCCATGACCGTCGATTGGGCACGCTACGCCCAGTCCCTCAGCAGCCGTCCCATGAAGGGCATGCTCACGGGTCCCGTGACCATCCTGCAATGGTCCTTCGTACGCGACGACCAGCCGCGGGAGCGCACGGCCCTACAGATTGCCCTCGCCATCCGCGACGAGGTGAAAGACCTCATCGACGCCGGCATCGGCATCATCCAGATCGACGAGCCGGCCTATCGGGAAGGACTGCCCTTGAAGCGCAAGGACTGGGATCACTACCTGGGTTGGGCCTCGCGAGCCTTCCGCATCTCGGCGCAGGTCGCGCCCGACGACGTCCAGATCCACACCCACATGTGCTACTCGGAGTTCAACGACATCCTGCCGGCCATCGCCGCCATGGACGCCGACGTCATCACCATCGAGACCTCGCGCTCGCAGATGGAGCTCCTGGACGCCTTCGCCCACTTCCAGTATCCCAACGAGATTGGGCCGGGCGTTTACGATATCCACTCCCCGCGCGTACCGACGGAAGCCGAGATGGTTCATCTGCTGGAGAAGGCCGAGCGCGTCGTCCCCGCAGAGCGGCTCTGGGTCAATCCCGATTGCGGCCTGAAGACGCGCAAATGGCCCGAGGTCACCCCGGCCCTGGAACACATGGTCGCTGCGGCAAAGGCCATGCGCCGGCGCCACTGAAAACGGTGTGAGGGCGACACCAGGTCGTCCTCACACGCCGGGTAGCCCGCATTGAGTGCGGTTCGGCCCCCAAGGACGATGTCCTCGGGGGCCTTTGCTGTCCAGGACCACTCAGTGCGGAAGCTTGGGTGAGATGTGCAGCTTGCGCGATGCCGCCAATTCCCGCAGCTTGGCGCGATCGCCGTCCCACTCCTCCAAAGTCTGCCACAGGGGGTGTGGACCAAGATTCAGGCCAGCCTTCAGCATCCGCTCGCGGAGGGTACGCATGGTGTCTCCCAAGGCCAAAAACAGGAGGATGAGCCCATCGATGAAACCCTCCAGGTCGTGCTGGCGGTGGGTTATTCGCAAGAGTTCAGCGTACAGGGGTAAGCGCAGGGGTTCTTCGAGAATCGCTGCGTGGAGTACGGAAATGGCGTACTTCGGGTCCGGGTTGCGCGATACCAGGGCCAGGGCCTTGGCCGCCGTCATGGGCTCTTCCACCCCCTCCCCGGGTGT from Acidithiobacillus caldus ATCC 51756 carries:
- the metE gene encoding 5-methyltetrahydropteroyltriglutamate--homocysteine S-methyltransferase — translated: MTRVHNLGFPRIGHKRELKKALESFWSGEIDGMELEARAAQLRERHWRIQQTCGVELIPVGDFSLYDQMLDMSCTLGAVPPRYGFDGKEVDLATFFAMARGSSSQPAMEMTKWFDTNYHYIVPEFHEGMDFALRSERLFRQVREAQGLGLAPKPVIVGPITYLWLGKEKDLAAEAVHAPQHHHDDSACCGHGGSSAPAGFDRLSLLPKLLPVYGEILARLRELGVEWVQMDEPALTQDLPGEWLEALDRAYAELGKSAAPKILLATYFESVADHAQRLMALPVAGLHLDLRRAAQQRDAFLQHYPSDKILSLGVVDGRNVWRTDLDAALALVEPAAKSLGDRLWLAPSCSLMHSPVDLEQETELDDELKSWLAFAVQKLDELAMLARALDHGMEAVQGPWESARAAVASRRSSQRIHNAAVAARLDALGSDEGHRKNPYPVRAKAQRERFHLPLFPTTTIGSFPQTPEIRKARLQHRKGELSDADYRKAMEAEIAHVVREQERLDIDVLVHGEPERNDMVEYFGEQLAGFAFTRHGWVQSYGSRYVKPPLIFGDVSRPRAMTVDWARYAQSLSSRPMKGMLTGPVTILQWSFVRDDQPRERTALQIALAIRDEVKDLIDAGIGIIQIDEPAYREGLPLKRKDWDHYLGWASRAFRISAQVAPDDVQIHTHMCYSEFNDILPAIAAMDADVITIETSRSQMELLDAFAHFQYPNEIGPGVYDIHSPRVPTEAEMVHLLEKAERVVPAERLWVNPDCGLKTRKWPEVTPALEHMVAAAKAMRRRH